In Salvelinus alpinus chromosome 30, SLU_Salpinus.1, whole genome shotgun sequence, a single genomic region encodes these proteins:
- the LOC139560409 gene encoding E3 ubiquitin-protein ligase MARCHF6-like isoform X1 — MDTAEEGDICRVCRSEGTPDKPLYHPCVCTGSIKFIHQECLVQWLKHSRKEYCELCKHRFAFTPIYSPDMPSRLPVQDIFAGLVTSVGTAIRYWFHYTLVAFAWLGVVPLTACRIYKCLFTGSVSSLLTLPLDMLSTENLLADCLQGCFVVTCTLCAFISLVWLREQIVHGGAPQWLEQNQQQQPQHAPAPQLNEQGPGPGQGAGENQPAAAEPLADNGPAAEVPDIQVDPAEDMELEDEAEDVGDANNGAQDDMNWNALEWDRAAEELTWERMLGLDGSLVFLEHVFWVVSLNTLFILVFAFCPYHIGHFSVVGLGFENNVQASHFEGLITTIVGYIFLAMTLILCHGLAALVRFQRSRHLLGVCYIVVKVSLLVVVEIGVFPVICGWWLDICSLEMFDASLKDRELSFDSAPGTTMFLHWLVGMVYVFYFASFILLLREVLRPGVLWFLRNLNDPDFNPVQEMIHLPIYRHLRRLILSVVVFGSIVLLMLWLPIRTIKFILPAFLPYNVMLYSDAPVSELSLELLLLQVVLPALLEQGHTRQWLKGLVRAWTVTAGYLLDLHSYLLGDQEENDDDADQQANNNPQGRNNNAIPDGLHAAHQAILQQGGPVGFQPYHQPIKFSFRIVLLIVFMCVTLLVASLVCLTLPVFAGRYLMSLWTGSAKIHELYTAACGLYVCWLSIRAITVLLAWMPQGRRVILLKVQEWTLMVMLCNTILKTVVVAVLLVGAIPLLLGLLFELVIVAPLRVPLDQTPLFYPWQDWALGVLHAKIIAAITLMGPQWWLKTVIEQVYANGIRNIDLHFIIRKLAAPVICVLLVSLCVPYVISAGIVPIVAQYSPGVTMEMQNLVQRRIYPLLVMVVMLVGILSFQIRQFKRLYEHIKNDKYLVGQRLVNYERKAAGRSTTAAHSSSSQE; from the exons CTTGGTACAATGGCTAAAACACAGCAGAAAAGAATACTGCGAGTTATGCAAACACAGATTTGCTTTTACGCCAA TCTATTCTCCAGACATGCCTTCCCGACTGCCTGTTCAGGACATATTTGCGGGGCTGGTGACAAGTGTAGGCACAGCTATTAGATACTGGTTTCACTACACACTAGTTGCCTTTGCTTGGCTGGGAGTCGTTCCTCTCACAGCAT GTCGCATCTACAAGTGTCTGTTTACCGGCTCTGTGAGCTCACTCCTTACCCTGCCATTAGATATGCTTTCTAC AGAGAACTTGCTGGCGGACTGCTTGCAGGGTTGTTTTGTGGTGACGTGTACACTCTGCGCCTTCATCAGTCTGGTGTGGCTGCGGGAGCAGATTGTTCATGGTGGCGCCCCCCAgtggctggagcagaatcagcAGCAGCAGCCACAACATGCACCAGCTCCACAACTTAATGAG CAGGGCCCTGGTCCTGGGCAGGGGGCGGGTGAGAACCAGCCTGCTGCTGCTGAGCCCCTGGCGGACAATGGTCCAGCGGCTGAGGTCCCTGACATCCAGGTGGACCCGGCAGAGGACATGGAGCTGGAGGACGAGGCTGAGGATGTAGGGGACGCCAACAATGGTGCACAAG ATGACATGAATTGGAATGCCCTGGAATGGGACCGGGCAGCAGAGGAGCTAACGTGGGAGAGG aTGCTCGGTCTTGATGGCTCCTTGGTTTTCCTG GAGCACGTCTTCTGGGTGGTCTCACTAAACACACTCTTCATTTTGGTGTTCG CTTTTTGTCCGTATCATATTGGACATTTCTCAGTTGTGGGTCTTGGCTTTGAAAATAAT GTGCAGGCCTCCCACTTCGAAGGCCTCATCACCACCATCGTAGGCTACATCTTCCTGGCCATGACATTAATACTGTGCCAT GGATTGGCAGCGTTGGTGAGATTCCAAAGATCCAGACACCTTTTAGGAGTGTGCTACATTGTTGTCAAG GTATCCCTGCTGGTAGTCGTGGAGATCGGTGTGTTCCCTGTCATCTGTGGCTGGTGGCTTGACATCTGCTCACTG GAGATGTTTGATGCCTCTCTGAAGGACAGAGAGCTGAGTTTTGACTCTGCTCCCGGCACCACCATGTTCCTCCACTGGCTTGTAGGGATGGTCTACGTCTTCTACTTTGCCTCGTTCATCCTCTTACTGCGAGAG GTGCTGAGACCTGGTGTTTTATGGTTTCTCAGAAACCTGAACGATCCTGATTTTAATCCTGTCCAAGAAATGATTCACCTGCCGATATACAGACATCTCAGAAGATTAATTTTATCAGTG GTGGTGTTTGGCTCCATAGTTTTACTAATGTTGTGGCTTCCCATAAGGACGATCAAATTCATCCTCCCAGCCTTCCTCCCCTACAATGTCATGCTGTACAG TGATGCTCCAGTCAGTGAGCTCTCTCTGGAGCTGCTGCTACTTCAGGTGGTTCTGCCTGCGCTGCTGGAACAAGGTCACACACGCCAGTGGCTCAAAGGCCTGGTCAGAGCCTGGACCGTCACCGCTGGATATCTGCT AGACCTCCACTCGTACCTGTTGGGTGACCAGGAGGAGAATGACGATGATGCGGACCAGCAGGCCAACAACAATCCGCAGGGGAGGAATAACAACGCCATCCCTGATGGGCTGCACGCTGCCCACCAGGCTATCCTACAGCAGGGAGGTCCTGTCGGCTTCCAGCCCTACCACCAACCCATTAAGTTCAGCTTCAGG ATTGTGTTGCTgattgtgttcatgtgtgtgacaCTGCTGGTGGCCAGTCTGGTGTGCCTCACGTTGCCAG TATTTGCCGGCCGGtacctgatgtctctctggacgGGCAGCGCAAAGATCCACGAGCTGTACACGGCAGCGTGCGGCCTATACGTGTGTTGGCTGTCCATCAGGGCCATCACCGTACTGCTGGCCTGGATGCCACAGGGCAGGAGGGTCATTCTGCTCAAGGTCCAGGAGTGGACCCTCATGGTAATGCTCTGCAACACG ATCCTGAAGACGGTGGTCGTGGCTGTGCTGCTGGTTGGAGCCATCCCTCTGCTGCTGGGCCTGCTATTTGAGCTGGTCATAGTAGCTCCTCTCAGGGTGCCATTGGACCAGACACCACTCTTCTACCCCTGGCAG GACTGGGCTCTCGGAGTGCTCCATGCCAAAATTATTGCTGCCATTACTCTGATGGGTCCCCAGTGGTGGCTGAAAACCGTGATCGAACAG GTGTACGCTAATGGAATTCGCAACATTGATCTCCATTTCATCATCCGTAAGCTGGCTGCTCCGGTTATCTGTGTGCTACTGGTGTCTCTCTGTGTGCCCTATGTCATCTCTGCTGGCATCGTCCCCATCGTAGCTCAATATTCCCCAG GAGTTACCATGGAGATGCAGAATTTGGTGCAGAGGAGAATCTACCCGTTACTGGTCatggtagtcatgctggtgggAATCCTCTCCTTCCAGATCCGTCAATTTAAGCGCCTTTATGAGCACATTAAGAATGACAA gtacCTGGTTGGACAGAGACTGGTGAACTATGAACGCAAGGCGGCAGGCAGAAGCACCACAGCCGCACACAGCAGCTCTTCCCAGGAGTAG
- the LOC139560409 gene encoding E3 ubiquitin-protein ligase MARCHF6-like isoform X2, with protein sequence MDTAEEGDICRVCRSEGTPDKPLYHPCVCTGSIKFIHQECLVQWLKHSRKEYCELCKHRFAFTPIYSPDMPSRLPVQDIFAGLVTSVGTAIRYWFHYTLVAFAWLGVVPLTACRIYKCLFTGSVSSLLTLPLDMLSTENLLADCLQGCFVVTCTLCAFISLVWLREQIVHGGAPQWLEQNQQQQPQHAPAPQLNEQGPGPGQGAGENQPAAAEPLADNGPAAEVPDIQVDPAEDMELEDEAEDVGDANNGAQDDMNWNALEWDRAAEELTWERMLGLDGSLVFLEHVFWVVSLNTLFILVFAFCPYHIGHFSVVGLGFENNVQASHFEGLITTIVGYIFLAMTLILCHGLAALVRFQRSRHLLGVCYIVVKVSLLVVVEIGVFPVICGWWLDICSLEMFDASLKDRELSFDSAPGTTMFLHWLVGMVYVFYFASFILLLREVLRPGVLWFLRNLNDPDFNPVQEMIHLPIYRHLRRLILSVVVFGSIVLLMLWLPIRTIKFILPAFLPYNVMLYSDAPVSELSLELLLLQVVLPALLEQGHTRQWLKGLVRAWTVTAGYLLDLHSYLLGDQEENDDDADQQANNNPQGRNNNAIPDGLHAAHQAILQQGGPVGFQPYHQPIKFSFRIVLLIVFMCVTLLVASLVCLTLPVFAGRYLMSLWTGSAKIHELYTAACGLYVCWLSIRAITVLLAWMPQGRRVILLKVQEWTLMILKTVVVAVLLVGAIPLLLGLLFELVIVAPLRVPLDQTPLFYPWQDWALGVLHAKIIAAITLMGPQWWLKTVIEQVYANGIRNIDLHFIIRKLAAPVICVLLVSLCVPYVISAGIVPIVAQYSPGVTMEMQNLVQRRIYPLLVMVVMLVGILSFQIRQFKRLYEHIKNDKYLVGQRLVNYERKAAGRSTTAAHSSSSQE encoded by the exons CTTGGTACAATGGCTAAAACACAGCAGAAAAGAATACTGCGAGTTATGCAAACACAGATTTGCTTTTACGCCAA TCTATTCTCCAGACATGCCTTCCCGACTGCCTGTTCAGGACATATTTGCGGGGCTGGTGACAAGTGTAGGCACAGCTATTAGATACTGGTTTCACTACACACTAGTTGCCTTTGCTTGGCTGGGAGTCGTTCCTCTCACAGCAT GTCGCATCTACAAGTGTCTGTTTACCGGCTCTGTGAGCTCACTCCTTACCCTGCCATTAGATATGCTTTCTAC AGAGAACTTGCTGGCGGACTGCTTGCAGGGTTGTTTTGTGGTGACGTGTACACTCTGCGCCTTCATCAGTCTGGTGTGGCTGCGGGAGCAGATTGTTCATGGTGGCGCCCCCCAgtggctggagcagaatcagcAGCAGCAGCCACAACATGCACCAGCTCCACAACTTAATGAG CAGGGCCCTGGTCCTGGGCAGGGGGCGGGTGAGAACCAGCCTGCTGCTGCTGAGCCCCTGGCGGACAATGGTCCAGCGGCTGAGGTCCCTGACATCCAGGTGGACCCGGCAGAGGACATGGAGCTGGAGGACGAGGCTGAGGATGTAGGGGACGCCAACAATGGTGCACAAG ATGACATGAATTGGAATGCCCTGGAATGGGACCGGGCAGCAGAGGAGCTAACGTGGGAGAGG aTGCTCGGTCTTGATGGCTCCTTGGTTTTCCTG GAGCACGTCTTCTGGGTGGTCTCACTAAACACACTCTTCATTTTGGTGTTCG CTTTTTGTCCGTATCATATTGGACATTTCTCAGTTGTGGGTCTTGGCTTTGAAAATAAT GTGCAGGCCTCCCACTTCGAAGGCCTCATCACCACCATCGTAGGCTACATCTTCCTGGCCATGACATTAATACTGTGCCAT GGATTGGCAGCGTTGGTGAGATTCCAAAGATCCAGACACCTTTTAGGAGTGTGCTACATTGTTGTCAAG GTATCCCTGCTGGTAGTCGTGGAGATCGGTGTGTTCCCTGTCATCTGTGGCTGGTGGCTTGACATCTGCTCACTG GAGATGTTTGATGCCTCTCTGAAGGACAGAGAGCTGAGTTTTGACTCTGCTCCCGGCACCACCATGTTCCTCCACTGGCTTGTAGGGATGGTCTACGTCTTCTACTTTGCCTCGTTCATCCTCTTACTGCGAGAG GTGCTGAGACCTGGTGTTTTATGGTTTCTCAGAAACCTGAACGATCCTGATTTTAATCCTGTCCAAGAAATGATTCACCTGCCGATATACAGACATCTCAGAAGATTAATTTTATCAGTG GTGGTGTTTGGCTCCATAGTTTTACTAATGTTGTGGCTTCCCATAAGGACGATCAAATTCATCCTCCCAGCCTTCCTCCCCTACAATGTCATGCTGTACAG TGATGCTCCAGTCAGTGAGCTCTCTCTGGAGCTGCTGCTACTTCAGGTGGTTCTGCCTGCGCTGCTGGAACAAGGTCACACACGCCAGTGGCTCAAAGGCCTGGTCAGAGCCTGGACCGTCACCGCTGGATATCTGCT AGACCTCCACTCGTACCTGTTGGGTGACCAGGAGGAGAATGACGATGATGCGGACCAGCAGGCCAACAACAATCCGCAGGGGAGGAATAACAACGCCATCCCTGATGGGCTGCACGCTGCCCACCAGGCTATCCTACAGCAGGGAGGTCCTGTCGGCTTCCAGCCCTACCACCAACCCATTAAGTTCAGCTTCAGG ATTGTGTTGCTgattgtgttcatgtgtgtgacaCTGCTGGTGGCCAGTCTGGTGTGCCTCACGTTGCCAG TATTTGCCGGCCGGtacctgatgtctctctggacgGGCAGCGCAAAGATCCACGAGCTGTACACGGCAGCGTGCGGCCTATACGTGTGTTGGCTGTCCATCAGGGCCATCACCGTACTGCTGGCCTGGATGCCACAGGGCAGGAGGGTCATTCTGCTCAAGGTCCAGGAGTGGACCCTCATG ATCCTGAAGACGGTGGTCGTGGCTGTGCTGCTGGTTGGAGCCATCCCTCTGCTGCTGGGCCTGCTATTTGAGCTGGTCATAGTAGCTCCTCTCAGGGTGCCATTGGACCAGACACCACTCTTCTACCCCTGGCAG GACTGGGCTCTCGGAGTGCTCCATGCCAAAATTATTGCTGCCATTACTCTGATGGGTCCCCAGTGGTGGCTGAAAACCGTGATCGAACAG GTGTACGCTAATGGAATTCGCAACATTGATCTCCATTTCATCATCCGTAAGCTGGCTGCTCCGGTTATCTGTGTGCTACTGGTGTCTCTCTGTGTGCCCTATGTCATCTCTGCTGGCATCGTCCCCATCGTAGCTCAATATTCCCCAG GAGTTACCATGGAGATGCAGAATTTGGTGCAGAGGAGAATCTACCCGTTACTGGTCatggtagtcatgctggtgggAATCCTCTCCTTCCAGATCCGTCAATTTAAGCGCCTTTATGAGCACATTAAGAATGACAA gtacCTGGTTGGACAGAGACTGGTGAACTATGAACGCAAGGCGGCAGGCAGAAGCACCACAGCCGCACACAGCAGCTCTTCCCAGGAGTAG